In a single window of the Acipenser ruthenus chromosome 20, fAciRut3.2 maternal haplotype, whole genome shotgun sequence genome:
- the tpi1b gene encoding triosephosphate isomerase B codes for MAPTRKFFVGGNWKLNGDKKSLGELIHTLNSGKINADTDVVCGAPTIYLDFVRSKLDSKMGVAAQNCYKVAKGAFTGEVSPAMIKDCGVSWVILGHSERRHVFGESDELIGQKVAHALQEGLGVIACIGEKLDEREAGITEKVVFEQTKAIADNVKDWSKVVLAYEPVWAIGTGKTASPQQAQEVHEKLRQWLKTHVSEEVGGAVRIIYGGSVTAATCKELASKPDVDGFLVGGASLKPEFIDIINARQ; via the exons ATGGCTCCTACAAGGAAATTCTTCGTGGGTGGAAACTGGAAGCTGAACGGTGATAAGAAGAGCCTAGGCGAGCTGATACACACCCTGAACTCCGGGAAAATCAACGCCGACACGG ACGTGGTGTGTGGAGCTCCCACCATCTACCTGGACTTCGTGCGCTCCAAGCTGGACTCCAAGATGGGCGTGGCAGCTCAGAACTGCTACAAGGTGGCAAAGGGAGCGTTCACTGGGGAGGTCAG CCCGGCGATGATCAAGGACTGCGGGGTGTCCTGGGTCATTCTGGGGCACTCGGAGAGGCGCCACGTATTTGGGGAGTCTGACGAG CTGATTGGCCAGAAGGTGGCGCACGCCCTGCAGGAGGGCCTGGGGGTCATTGCCTGCATCGGGGAGAAGCTGGATGAGAGGGAGGCTGGCATCACTGAGAAGGTGGTGTTTGAACAGACCAAGGCCATTGCAG ACAATGTGAAAGACTGGAGCAAGGTGGTTCTGGCTTATGAGCCAGTGTGGGCCATCGGAACTGGCAAGACCGCCAGCCCCCAGCAG GCTCAGGAGGTGCATGAGAAGCTGCGGCAGTGGCTGAAGACCCACGTGTCGGAGGAGGTGGGCGGAGCCGTGCGCATCATCTACGGGG gctctGTGACAGCGGCTACCTGTAAGGAACTCGCCTCCAAGCCCGACGTTGACGGTTTCCTTGTGGGCGGGGCATCGCTCAAACCAGAGTTCATAGACATCATCAACGCGCGCCAGTGA